One Malania oleifera isolate guangnan ecotype guangnan chromosome 10, ASM2987363v1, whole genome shotgun sequence genomic region harbors:
- the LOC131166475 gene encoding uncharacterized protein LOC131166475, with amino-acid sequence MLRLGLKKQAAVRALQRGGRCLCIKPSRVVMSFGDGSHGALGLLSVAGLGGDAYEPTPVPGLPCDVSSVTAGHYHSLAVTAKGEVWAWGRNNEAQLGRGLLAPRDSWSEAKKVEGLDQIEVKAAFASGVISTVVGGDGSLWVWGKSKHGQLGLGKDVTEAIVPSRVEALAAEKIVKVSLGWGHALALTEDGKLFGWGYSADGRLGQIGRGSEMSSSPSADSYTVTQVSSSSLEVAENLVLEAIEKEKNLPITWEPSLLEELCGVEVVDVACGLDHSLVLCSDGALLSCGSNVYGQLGRESQGLGMLPVEISFRPLAVASGLGHSFAICRVGSSEAIEDSISILSWGWNGSSQLGRAGRDNRPLVVDGLAGERPVSVSGGRVHSIALTSKGEVWTWGCGKDGRLGLGSSANEVEPSLLDCLEDVEVLQAVSGFDHNLILTSE; translated from the exons ATGCTGCGATTGGGTTTGAAGAAGCAGGCTGCTGTCCGTGCTCTGCAGCGTGGTGGCAGATGTTTATGCATCAAACCTTCTAGAGTTGTGATGAGTTTTGGGGATGGCAGCCATGGCGCTCTGGGTCTCCTCTCCGTCGCAGGGCTCGGCGGCGACGCCTACGAGCCCACGCCCGTCCCCGGCCTTCCCTGCGATGTTTCCAGTGTCACTGCTGGGCATTATCACTCCCTCGCCGTCACTGCCAAAGGAGAGGTCTGGGCATGGGGCAGAAACAACGAAGCCCAGCTTGGCAGAGGGCTTCTTGCTCcaag AGATTCATGGAGCGAAGCAAAAAAGGTGGAAGGGTTGGATCAAATAGAAGTTAAGGCTGCTTTTGCATCTGGTGTTATTTCTACTGTCGTAGGAGGTGATGGTTCTTTGTGGGTGTGGGGAAAGTCAAAGCATGGACAGCTTGGCCTTGGGAAAGATGTTACAGAGGCCATTGTGCCTTCTAGAGTTGAAGCACTAGCAGCAGAAAAGATAGTGAAG GTATCACTTGGTTGGGGCCATGCTCTCGCACTAACTGAGGATGGAAAATTGTTTGGCTGGGGTTATTCAGCTGATGGTAGATTAGGTCAGATTGGAAGAGGCTCGGAGATGTCTTCGAGTCCCAGTGCAGATTCCTACACAGTGACACAAGTCTCAAGTTCATCACTGGAAGTTGCAGAGAATTTGGTCTTGGAAGcaatagagaaagagaaaaactTACCAATTACCTGGGAGCCTTCTCTATTGGAAGAACTATGTGGTGTAGAAGTTGTAGACGTGGCCTGTGGGCTTGATCATTCCTTAGTTCTCTGCA GTGATGGTGCTCTGCTGAGCTGTGGAAGCAATGTGTATGGTCAGTTGGGAAGGGAAAGCCAAGGTCTGGGAATGCTGCCAGTTGAAATAAGCTTCCGTCCCTTGGCTGTTGCATCAGGCCTTGGCCACTCTTTTGCAATTTGTCGGGTTGGATCATCAGAGGCCATAGAGGATTCCATAAGCATTCTTTCATGGGGATGGAATGGAAGTTCGCAGCTTGGAAGGGCAGGGCGTGATAACCGTCCTTTAGTGGTTGATGGATTGGCTGGTGAGAGGCCTGTTTCAGTGTCTGGAGGCCGCGTACATTCTATTGCCCTCACATCTAAGGGAGAGGTGTGGACTTGGGGCTGTGGTAAAGATGGTAGGCTTGGGTTAGGAAGCTCAGCTAATGAAGTTGAGCCAAGCTTGCTCGACTGCTTGGAGGATGTTGAGGTTTTACAAGCAGTTTCAGGCTTCGACCACAATCTAATTCTGACTTCTGAATAA